A part of Nitrospinota bacterium genomic DNA contains:
- a CDS encoding type II secretion system protein GspE, whose amino-acid sequence MNSGYRGRSGIYEYLRITDGIRSRIVKGADSKEIRQAAILEGMHTLRRDGIRRIIAGETTLDEVLRVTEETDGI is encoded by the coding sequence GCATGAACAGCGGTTACCGCGGCCGCAGCGGCATCTACGAATACCTCCGCATCACCGACGGCATCCGCAGCCGTATCGTGAAAGGGGCCGACTCGAAGGAAATACGCCAGGCCGCCATCCTCGAAGGGATGCACACCCTGCGGCGCGACGGCATCCGCCGCATCATCGCCGGCGAAACCACGCTGGACGAAGTGCTGCGCGTCACCGAAGAAACGGATGGAATATAA